The Solirubrobacterales bacterium nucleotide sequence TCGGTCTGAAGGACATGATCGTCCACTACGTCGAGCATCAGCGCGAAGTGGTCACCCGCCGGACCCAGTACCAGCTTCGGCGGGCCGAGAAGCGGGCTCACATCCTCGAAGGACTGCTGGTCGCCCTCGACAATCTCGATGCCGTGATCGCCCTGATCCGGGCGTCATCGGATGCCGACGTCGCCCGCCAGGGTCTGATCGACGAGTTCGAGCTTTCGCGGGAGCAGGCCCAGGCGATCCTCGACATGCGGCTGCAGCGGCTGACCGCCCTCGAGTCGGACAAGATCCGGGCCGAGCATGCAGAACTGATGGAGCTGATCGCGGAACTGCGGGCGATCCTCGGGGACGAGGATCGGATCTACGCGCTGGTCAGGGATGAGCTGGTGGAGCTCAAGGAGGCGCACGGCGACGAGCGACGCACCGAGATCATGCCTTTCGCCGACGTCAGCCTTGAGGACATGATCGCCGAGCAGCAGATGGTGATCTCGATGACCAACTCGGGCTACATCAAGCGCCTCCCGGTCGACTCCTACCGCCAGCAGCATCGGGGCGGGGTCGGCGTGACCGGGATGAAGCTGAAAGAGGGCGACTTCATCGAGCACCTCCGGATCTGCTCGACCCACGACTACCTGCTCTTCTTCACCAACTTCGGCAAGGTGTACCGCAAGAAGGTCTACCAGCTCCAGGAGGGCTCCCGGACCTCACGCGGCTCGGCCCTGGTCAATCTGCTGCCGTTGCGTGAAGGTGAACGGGTGATGGCGATGATTCCGACCCGGGAGTTCAAGGAGAACCGGTATCTGGTCTTCGCCACCGCGCAGGGTCAGGTCAAGAAGACCGAGTTCACCGACTACAACACCCGGATCGAGAACGAGGGCATCATCGCGATCAAGATCCGCGAGGGCGACGAGCTGGTCGCGGTGCGCCTCACCTCGGGGGAGGACGACCTGCTGCTGGTCTCCAAGTCCGGTCACGCCTCCCGCTTCCATGAGGACCAGGCCAGGCCGATGGGCCGGGGCACATCCGGGGTCCGGGGTATGAACGTTTCCCAGAAGGGCAACCGGGTGCTGGCCCTGACCGTTGCCCGGGACGATTCGGAACTCCTGGTGGTCACCGAGAACGGCTACGGCAAGCGGACCGACGTCTCCGAGTATCCGGTCAAGAACCGCGGGACCAAGGGCGTGCTGACGATCAAACTGACCGAGGCAAAGGGCGGCCTCGCCGGAGCCCAGATCGTCCGGGAGCACCAGGAACTCATGTTCATCACGGTCAACGGCATGGTCCAGCGGACCGCTGCGGCCGGCATCAGCAAGATGGGTCGGGCGACTCAGGGAGTCAAGACCATGAACGTCCGGGACGGCGACCGGATCAGCGCCGTCGCCCTGGTGGTCGAGGCTGCCAGCTCAACCGGGAATCCGGACGAAGAGATCCCGGATCAGCCGGAACTGGAACCGGTCGAAACCGAAACAGCCGAAGAGTAGGGACCAGCCGGGGGCCGGCGGGTCCTGTCCGCGGTTTTTCTTTTGACATTCGCTCCCGCTCGGTGTCAAAAGCAAAAAACCCGGCCACCCGCCGGAAGAAACGCCTGTGGTTAACGTTCATCGGCCCACCGCTCTCCCCAGGAAAGAGAGCTGGGTACCACCGAACCTTGGCCGTCTCAACGGGATGCCGAGGGGCGGCTTGGAGATACCGGTGAGCGCGGTCTACCACCCTCTCCAGGAAAGAGAGCAAGGTGCCGACCGGTTCTCCTTGGGTGTGGTGGGTGCCGGGGGGCGTCTTGGAGATACTGGTGAGCGCAGAGTCGGCTCCTTTCATCAGGCAAGCGAGCCGGTTTCGACGGTCCACTTCAGGGTTCAGACAGAAGGGGGGTGCGGGGGGGGGCGGGGGGGAAGGGGGTGGGCCGCGAACCCCCCAAAGACCGGAACCCCCCCCCCCCCCCCACCCCCCCAACCACCACCCCTCAACGGATCGGGTAGGAGCCGAGTGAGCGCACCCACTCCGCTTTGGCC carries:
- the gyrA gene encoding DNA gyrase subunit A — translated: MALEALTGQIEERELEQEMRNSYIDYAMSVIVGRALPDVRDGLKPVHRRVLYGMHDLGLAPNRPFRKSATIVGEVMGKYHPHGDSPIYDTLVRMAQDFSLRYPLVDGQGNFGSIDEDSAAAMRYTEARMTRLATEMLRDIDSDTVDFGPNYDGSQREPLVLPSRFPNLLVNGAAGIAVGMATNIPPHNLTEVIGAVTAYIDDREIDLAGLMSHVKGPDFPGGGIMDPGGIRDGYATGRGSVKTRARMHSEPLKGGRDALIVTELPFNVKKGGEGGFIAKIASLVRDKKLDGISDLRDETDRTGMRVVIELKRGAHPDVVQKNLFKKTQLQSSFGMNMVSLVDGVPRTLGLKDMIVHYVEHQREVVTRRTQYQLRRAEKRAHILEGLLVALDNLDAVIALIRASSDADVARQGLIDEFELSREQAQAILDMRLQRLTALESDKIRAEHAELMELIAELRAILGDEDRIYALVRDELVELKEAHGDERRTEIMPFADVSLEDMIAEQQMVISMTNSGYIKRLPVDSYRQQHRGGVGVTGMKLKEGDFIEHLRICSTHDYLLFFTNFGKVYRKKVYQLQEGSRTSRGSALVNLLPLREGERVMAMIPTREFKENRYLVFATAQGQVKKTEFTDYNTRIENEGIIAIKIREGDELVAVRLTSGEDDLLLVSKSGHASRFHEDQARPMGRGTSGVRGMNVSQKGNRVLALTVARDDSELLVVTENGYGKRTDVSEYPVKNRGTKGVLTIKLTEAKGGLAGAQIVREHQELMFITVNGMVQRTAAAGISKMGRATQGVKTMNVRDGDRISAVALVVEAASSTGNPDEEIPDQPELEPVETETAEE